A genomic region of Drosophila kikkawai strain 14028-0561.14 chromosome X, DkikHiC1v2, whole genome shotgun sequence contains the following coding sequences:
- the Miga gene encoding mitoguardin, whose amino-acid sequence MQRLMPATWTNGGHLLPFRVSTTTKVVIFSLTAGVALMGVLSRFLRRRKPPRPPRRARKYTGRRNRNSMRSPNDLISIAGSKASARSGSPVGSTIAYSDRLSMASGSIGVGVLGNSLLGGGGGGGQNAGVPGGGTMVTQLTAQQLGMMGMEALDTVINFWEDALAAHYSPGGVPALLTTAEDSEFCREIQNLLEMAYTLQEQSELLFLDQRSVLFREEHSIDEAEETGEADDDHRSRKSGSILSRAGSDPNFDSAESFASALDQVADLREFDGFIETSYEEYPLFQTALKHHDEYTVPCRTIRAELMHCSSDTEYLAKLHCVRLAFQFLFKDPAVGQWICDAGRQILTDLLCLGDKDTKEFLVGYEDMVNFLRDSNNWPCIQLELEQRNVKAMTFYDICLDFIILDSFKDLDAPPASVTAVVQNRWLSNGFKETALTTAVWSVLKAKKRMLKFPNGFMSHFYVISEQISPLMAWGFFGPNENLREICHYFREQLLAFLADIFSFQKSRFTTIEDFSQDVLQHMQSRVNNIGVKFSQ is encoded by the exons ATGCAGCGCCTCATGCCAGCGACCTGGACCAACGGGGGCCACTTGCTGCCCTTTCGCGTCTCCACCACCACAAAG GTTGTCATATTCTCGCTGACGGCCGGCGTGGCTCTTATGGGAGTTTTATCCCGATTTCTAAGACGACGCAAGCCGCCGCGTCCGCCTCGCCGGGCGAGGAAATACACGGGCCGTCGAAACCGCAACAGCATGCGAAGTCCCAATGACCTGATATCCATAGCCGGGTCCAAGGCCTCGGCGAGATCGGGCAGTCCCGTTGGCTCCACAATTGCCTACTCCGATCGCCTGTCCATGGCCTCAGGATCAATTGGAGTTGGTGTGCTGGGCAACAGCCTTcttggtggcggcggcggcggtggacaGAATGCTGGGGTTCCCGGCGGGGGAACGATGGTGACGCAGCTTACAGCCCAACAGCTGGGAATGATGGGCATGGAAGCGTTGGATACAGTAATCAATTTCTGGGAGGATGCCCTGGCGGCGCACTATTCGCCCGGCGGAGTGCCCGCCCTGTTGACAACGGCAGAGGACTCGGAGTTCTGCCGGGAAATCCAGAATCTGCTGGAGATGGCGTACACGCTGCAGGAGCAGAGCGAGCTGCTCTTCCTCGACCAGCGTTCGGTGCTGTTCCGCGAGGAGCATTCTATAGACGAGGCCGAGGAGACGGGCGAGGCGGACGATGACCATCGGTCGCGCAAATCGGGCAGTATCCTCAGCCGCGCTGGCTCCGATCCGAATTTCGATTCAGCGGAGAGCTTCGCCTCGGCTCTCGACCAAGTGGCGGATCTGCGGGAGTTCGATGGCTTCATCGAGACCTCGTACGAGGAGTATCCACTGTTCCAGACGGCCCTGAAACACCATGACGAGTACACAGTGCCGTGTCGCACCATTCGAGCGGAATTGATGCACTGCAGCAGCGATACCGAGTATCTGGCCAAGCTGCATTGCGTCCGCTTGGCCTTCCAGTTTCTGTTCAAGGATCCGGCTGTCGGTCAATGGATCTGCGATGCTGGCCGACAGATACTCACCGATCTGCTGTGTCTCGGCGACAAGGACACCAAAGAGTTCCTGGTCGGCTATGAGGACATGGTGAACTTCCTGCGCGACAGCAACAACTGGCCGTGCATACAGCTGGAGCTGGAACAGCGCAATGTCAAGGCGATGACCTTCTACGACATTTGTCTGGACTTTATTATCTTGGATTCATTCAAGGATCTGGATGCCCCGCCGGCCAGTGTTACGGCGGTGGTGCAGAACCGCTGGCTGTCCAATGGATTCAAAGAGACG GCTCTTACCACGGCGGTGTGGTCGGTGCTGAAGGCAAAGAAGCGGATGCTCAAGTTCCCCAACGGCTTTATGTCGCACTTCTACGTGATATCCGAACAGATATCGCCGCTGATGGCCTGGGGCTTCTTTGGGCCCAACGAGAACCTGCGTGAGATTTGCCACTATTTCCGGGAGCAGTTGCTCGCCTTTCTGGCCGACATCTTTAGCTTCCAGAAGAGTCGCTTCACCACCATCGAGGACTTCTCGCAGGACGTGCTCCAGCACATGCAGTCGCGTGTGAACAATATTGGCGTGAAGTTTAGCCAGTAA